The DNA region GACGCCGAACAGTCGGAGTCCGCAGACGAGTCCGCGTCGGCAGACACGACGGATGCCGAGTCGACCCCGGCGCGGGCCTCGGCCGAGGACGCCGGGCACGAGCACGCACCCGAGCAGACCGAGCAGACCGAGGACAGCCCCGACGCTGCCGACGCCTCCGGCACCGCGGGCACCGACCAGGCGGACGGCCACTCGGACGACGACGCCGACAGCCGAGCCGACGAGCTGCCCGGCGGACACGCCGCGGAGGACACCCCCGGCGACGGCTCGCGGTCCGACGCACCCGGGCCCATCCCGCCCGAGCCGGGCACAGTCACCGCGGCCGCGGCGCCGTACCGCACCCGCCTGCTCGCCGTCGCCGGTACCGGCCAGGGCGCGGCCGGCCGCCGGTCGAGGGCCATTACCAGCACTGGCCGCCGCATCGGCGCGGGCGCGTTCACCGGGGCCGACCTGCACCTGCCCGCCACGATCCGCTCCGCCGCGCCGCAGCAGTCCGCCCGGGGTCGCGAGGCCGGCCGCAACGGCGGTCGACTCCGGCTGGCCGCCGAGGACCTGCGCTCGGCGGTGCGCGAGGGCCGCGAGTCCAACCTCGTGCTGTTCTGCGTGGACGCCTCCGGCTCCATGGCCGCCCGCACCCGGATGGAGCAGGTCAAGACCGCGATCCTCTCCCTACTGCTGGACGCCTACCGCCGCCGCGACAAGGTGGGACTGGTGACCTTCCGCGGGTCCGCGGCCCACGTGACCCTGCCGCCCACCTCGTCGGTCGACATCGCGGCCACCCGCCTCGCGGAACTCCCAGCGGGCGGCCGGACCCCACTGGCCGAGGGACTGCTCACCGCCGCCGAGGTCCTGCGCATCGAAGGCGTCCGCGATCCGCGGCGGCGGGCCCTCCTCGTCGTCGTCACCGACGGCCGCGCCACCCACGGCCCGGACGCCCTCGCCAGGTCCCGCACCGCGGCGACCGGGCTGGCCTCCCTCGGCGTGGCCTCGGTGGTGGTGGACTGCGAGACCGGCCGCTTCCGGATGGGCCTGGCCTCCGAGCTCGCCGGGCACCTGGGCGCCGACCACGTGCCGTTGGGCGAGGTCACCGCCGAGGGACTCACCGATACCGTCCGCGCCCGCACCGCGCACCCAGGTTCCGCCGACCGCGGCCCGGCCCCGGACGACCGCATGCGACCCGGCCATCCGCGCACCGAAGGTGAGGTGGCCTGATGCCCAAGGGACAGCCGGAGATCGTGCCCGACGACGGGCTCAGCACCCGCCAACGCCGCAACCGGCCGCTGGTCATGGTCCACACCGGGCCCGGCAAGGGAAAGTCCACCGCCGCGTTCGGCCTGGCGATGCGCGCCTGGAACCAGGGCTGGGACATCGGGGTGTTCCAGTTCGTCAAGTCCGCCAAGTGGCGCATCGGCGAGCAGACCGTCATGGAACGCCTCGCCCGCCTGCACGACGAGACCGGCGAGGGCGGGCCCGTCGAGTGGCACAAGATGGGCTCGGGGTGGTCGTGGTCGCGCAAGGACGGCACCGAGGACGACCACGCCGCCGACGCCGCCGAAGGATGGGCCGAGATCAAGCGGCGCCTCGCCGACGAGCGGCACGACCTCTACCTGCTCGACGAGTTCACCTATCCCATGAAATGGGGCTGGGTGGATGTCGACGACGTGGTCGCCACCCTCGCGAACCGCCCCGGCCGGCAACACGTGGTGATCACCGGCCGCGACGCCGACCCCCGGCTGCTCGAGGTCGCCGACCTGGTCACCGAGATGGGCAAGGTCAAGCACCCGATGGACGCCGGGCAGAAGGGGCAGCGGGGCATCGAATGGTGACCGAGCTGCCGCGCATCGTGGTGGCCGCACCGGCGTCGGGGCACGGCAAGACCACCGTCGCGACCGGCCTCATGGCGGCGCTACGCCGCACCGGGCTGGAGGTCTCGGGGCACAAGGTGGGCCCCGACTACATCGACCCCGGGTACCACGCTCTGGCCACCGGGCGGGCGGGCCGCAATCTGGACCCGCACCTGGTGGGCGAGGAGCGGATCGTGCCGCTGCTGCTGCACGGCGCCGGCGCGGGAGGGGGCGCGGGCGGGACCGGGATCGGCGCCGGGCGGCCCGCCGACGTCGCGGTGATCGAGGGCGTCATGGGCCTGTACGACGGGCACATCGGCGGCGACGGGTTCGCCTCCACCGCCCACGTCGCCGCGCTCACCGGGACCCCCGTCGTGCTGGTGGTGGACATCTCCCACGCCTCGCGCAGCATCGCCGCGGTGGTGCTGGGGATGGCCTCCTTCGACCCGGCTGTGCGGATCGCCGGGGTGGTGCTCAACAAGGCTGGCTCGGTCCGCCACTCCGACGAGGTCCGACGCGCGCTGGCGCCCCTCGGCATCCCGGTGCTGGGTGTCCTCCAGCGCGACGACGACGTCACCGCCCCCTCCCGCCATCTCGGCCTGGTCCCCGCCGCCGAACGCCCGGAGGCCGCGCGCTCGCTCGACCACCTGGCCGGGAAGGTGGCCGCGTCGATCGACCTGGAGGCCGTCATGCGGATCGCGCGTGAGGCGCCGCCGCTGGCGGGCGAGGCGTGGTCGGCGGGAGCAGCGTTGGGCGGCATCGGCACTGGTGGTGTCGGCGCGGGCCGAGGCACGGCGGTGGATGACCGGGCCCACGAGGTCGACGACGACGAGGTCCGCCCGCTCATCGCCGTGGCCGGTGGCCGGGCCTTCACCTTCCGCTACGCCGAGACGGTCGAGTTGCTCGAGGCGGCCGGTTGCTCGGTCGCGCCGTTCGACCCGCTGGCCGACGAGACACTTCCCGAGACCACTGCGGGGATCTACCTCGGGGGCGGGTTCCCCGAGGTGCACGCCGCGGACCTCGCCGCCAACGCGCCGATGCTGGGGGCGCTGCGCGCGGCGACGATGGCCGGGACGCCAACGGTCGCCGAGTGCGCGGGCCTGCTCTACCTCTGTCGCACCCTCGACGGGACGCCGATGGTCGGTGCGGTCGACGCCGACGCGGCCATGGCCCCGCGGCTCACGCTGGCCTACCGCCGGTCGACCGCCGTCGCCGACAGTGTCCTGGCGACCGCCGGCACCGAGGTCACCGGCCACGAGTTCCACCGCACGGCCGTGAACCCGCCCGCCGGCGCGGCGGGCTCGCGCGCGGACGAATCGGGAGCAGCTCCCGCATGGACCAGCAGCGCCGGACCGGAGGGCTTCGTCAGCGGGTCGGTCCACGCGTCCTACCTACACACGCACTGGGCGGGGCATCCGGCGATGGCGGCCCGGTTCGCGGCGCACGCGCGGCGCTTCGCCACCGCGCGTCGGCCCGCCCGACTCGGCTAGCCGGGCCCCTTGCGGTCGCGGGCGCGTTCTGGCCGAATAGGCGTAGACCCGGCATCCGGTTCGCTGACCGCCCGGGGCGGGACGACCACCGAGGAGATCGAGATCGACGGCGACACGGCCACCGTCACGGTGGTCAACACGCTCACCGCACGCGCCGACGTGAAGGACTTCATGGGGATGTCACTGGACGAGGGGCAGACCATGACGTTGACTCTGCGCGGCCGCTACACGGTGGACGACGACCGGATCCGCGAGATCCACATCAAGTTGCTCTAACCGCGATCCTCGGGGCGCCGGCCAGGTCAGTCAGCGACGCTGGCCCACTCCGCGGCGGCAGCGGCACTGCCCACCACCGGAACGCCCGGCGCGGACCCGGGCCGCCGCACCACCACGACCGGTACGCCGAGCTCGTCGGCCACGGCCATCTTCGACCACGTGTGACCGCCGCCCGAGTCCTTGGTGACCAGCACGTCCACGCCGTGGTCGGCGAAGAGCTCGCGCTCACCCTCCACCGAGTAGGGGCCGCGGTTCAGCAGCAGTCGCCACGACGCGGGCAGCTCCACCTCCGGCGGGTCCACCACCCTGACGAGCGCGTGGTGCTCGGCGAGCGGGCCGACGAACCTGTCCAGCGACTGCCGGCCGATCGTGAGGAACGGCCGCCGGCCCACGCGGGACGCGGTAGCGGCGGCCTCGTCGTGGTCGTCCACCCAGTGCCAGCCGTCCGCACCGGGGGCGGCGACCCACCCCGGTCGCTCGAGGCGCAGCAGCGGGACCTCTGCGGCCGCGCAGGCGGCTGCGGCATTGGCCGAGATGCCGGCGGCGAAGGGGTGGGTGGCGTCCACGACCGCGGTGACGCCGGCCTCCGTGAGGTGCCGCCGGAGCCCGTCGATGCCGCCGAACCCGCCGACGCGCACCTCCCCCACCGGCAACCGGGGCCGCGCGACCCGGCCCGCCAGAGACGAGGAGAACCGCAGGCCGCCCTCCTGCAGCAGGACGGCGAGGTCGCGGGCCTCGGCGGTGCCGCCGAGGATCAGCACGCTCATCGGTCCGCCCCCGGCGGCAGCAGCGGCAGCTCCGGAGCACCCGAGCGGGCCAACTCGAGAAGCGCGTCCAGGTCGAGGTGCTCCTCGGCGAGATCGGCCAGCAGGTCGAGGCGGGCCTCGCGGGCCCGCGCGAAGCTCACCGATGACGCCGGGCGCGCACGACCCACGCCGCCACAGCCGCCGACGACCTCGGCCAGCAGCGCCGACCGGAAGCCGTCCGATTCGAGGGTTCCGTGCCACATGGTGCCGAACACGCGGCCCCGCCGGGCTCCGCCGGGGAACTCCTCGTCGTCGTCGACCCGCTCGGCCCCGCCGCCGACGCTCACCCTGCCGTGGTGGATCTCATACCCGCCCACGTCCTGACCCAGCGCACGTCCGGTGGGCAGTCGCAGGACCTTCTCGGCGCCGAAGCGAGTGGTGGCGGGAAGCAGTCCGAGGCCGGTCACCCGCGCGCCGGGCTCGCCCTCGATGCCGTCCGGGTCGGAGATCTCCCCGCCGAGCATCTGGAAGCCGCCACAAATCCCCAGCACCGCGCCGCCGCGCTCGACGTGGGAGGTGAGCGCCCGGTCGAGGCCCCGGGCGCAGAGCCAGGCGAGGTCGTCGAGGGTGGCGCGGGTCCCGGGGACGACGACGAGGTCCGCCCCCGCGAGGTCGCGGGGCTCCGTGACGTACTCCAGATCGACGTCCGCCTCCAGGCCGAGGGCGTCGACGTCGGTGAAGTTGCTGATCCGCGGCAGACGGATCACGGCCACCCGCAGGGTGGCGGCGGCGTCGGCGGCGCGGGGACCCACCGCGAGGGCGTCCTCCGAGTCCAGCCAGAGGTCGGGATTCCAGGGCAGCACCCCGTGGACCGGCCGGCCGGTGAGGTCCTCGATCTGCCGCAGCCCGGGGGCCAGCAGCGTCGGGTCGCCGCGGAACTTGTTGATGACGAACCCGGCGACCAGCCGCTGATCGGCGGGCTCGAGCAGCGCGACCGTGCCGTAGAGGGCGGCGAAAACGCCTCCGCGGTCGATGTCCCCCACCACGACGACGGGCATGTCCGCGTGACGGGCCAGCCCCATGTTGACGTAGTCGCTCGAGCGCAGGTTGATCTCGGTGGGGCTGCCGGCTCCCTCGCAGATGACGAGCTCGTGGCGGGAGGCGAGGTCGGAGTAGGCGGCGAACGCGGCGTCGGCCAGGTGGGCCCGTCCGTCGACGAAGTCGCGGGAGGACACCGACCCGGCCGGCTGTCCCATCACCACCACGTGGCTACGCCGGTCGCCACCGGGCTTGAGGAGCACAGGGTTCATCGCCGGCTCCGGGGCCACGCCCGCGGCCAGGGCCTGGATCCACTGCGCGCGCCCGATCTCGGCGGTGCCGTCCGGGCCTGTGCCGTGCGGACCTGTGCGGCGAGGGGCGGCGACCACCATCGAGTTGTTGGACATGTTCTGGGCCTTGAACGGGGCCACGTCGATGCCGCGTCGGGCGAACGCCCGACACAGCGCGGTGGCCACGACGCTCTTCCCAGAATCCGAGGTCGTACCGGCGATGAGCAGGGAGGCGACCATGGAGATCGATCCTAGTCGGGCGCTCCTGACCCGCCCGACCGGGCCGACCCGCGTCCGAGGTGGGGTCGCGGCGTGGTGGTGGGGCCAGCTGTGGTGATGAGTCGAGCGATGGTGGGGCCAGCGGGGCTCGAACCCGCGACCAGCGGATTATGAGTCCGCGGCTCTAACCAACTGAGCTATAGCCCCCCGCACGCGCCGGGTACGTCACCGGCACGCGCGGCGCAATCGTAGCAAGGCGTCAGGAGCCTCCGGCGGGCCACCAGACCGCGCGGACATCGGCCAGTCCGTCCTCGACGACAGCGGGAGGGTCATCCCACACCTGCACGCGCCTCCCGGGGGCCTCGTAGGGCGGGGACCCCGGGTCCCCGGAGCGGACGAAGTCGACCCACGACCGGTGCATCGCATCGACGAGCTCCGGCGGCGCATCCGCTCCGAGGTAGGCCCGCACGTTCGCGGCTTCCGGAACCGACCAGAAGAACGGCAGGTCCGCGCAGTGGACGGCGCCGCGGCCCTCGGCCCAGCGGAAGTCGTACACCCAGGTGGGCGCGCCGGCGGCCACCCGGGTCTCCGCCGCCCGCACGACGGTCGAGTGGATGGTCGCGGCGTCGACCACCGCCCCCACCGCCCGGCGCAGCGACTTGCCCGCCGACTGCCTGGCCAGCGCGCGCAGTCCGGTGGTGGGCAGCTCCTGGGACCGCAGGATCATCGCGGCACCCGGCACCAGCGCCGGCCCGGGGAGGGCCCGGACGACCCCCTCGAACTCCGTGGCCGTGGAGCCGATGAGCAGTGGCAGGTCGAGCCCGGGACCGCTCCCGATGCCCTCCAGGGGCGGGACCGGGACGGTGTCGTCGCCGACCGTCGGCCGGAACGGCATGAGGAAGGGATTGTCCTTGCGCAGGCGCCGGTGGAACTCGTCGACGGCACCCCGGCCGCCGGCGGCCAACTCCGCGGCGGTCGTCCCCTTGGGTGCCTGAGCGGCGGGCGATCGCAGTACCGCGGGCGACGAGGCGATCCCCCGGTGGAACAGGCCGGCCGCCAACGGCGAGGCGAGCAGGCAGAGCACCGCCCCGCCGCCCGCCGACTGACCCGACACCGTGACCTGCCCGGGGTCGCCGCCGAACGCCGCGATCTCGTCGCGGACCCACTCCAGGGCCATGATCCAATCCCGCACCCCGCGGTTGTCCGGGGCGTCGGGGAACGCGGTGAACCCCTCGACGCCCAGGCGGTAGCCCACCGAGACCACGACGATCCCGGCGCGCGCGAAGGCGGTCCCGTCGAACCAGGGCTGGTGCGACGATCCGGACTCCCAGCCGCCGCCGTGGATCCACACCAGCACCGGGTGGCCCGTGCCCTGGGCGGGAGCCCACACGTCGACGTGCAGGATGTCCGTGCCGGCGACGATCGGCTCGGGGATCGCCGGATCGGGGTCGAAGCGCAGCCGCTGCGCGGTGGCCGCCGGCCGGGTGGCGTCGCGGACGCCCGGCCACGGTTCGCGGCGGACCGGGGCGGCGAACCGCAGGTCGCCGACGGGGTCCTCGGCGTACGGAATGCCGTAGTAGCGGACCACATCCCCCAGATCGGTGCCCTTGACGCGGCCGGTGGACAGCGCGATCTCGACGTCGGTCATGGCGGCCAGATTAGCGACGACAGCTGAGATCCCCCGGCGATCACTGCTACCAAGGGGAGATGACGAGTGACAGGGACCTGATCATCGAGCGTCTGGCCGACGTGGCCGCAGCGTTGGACTCACGTGACTGGGCCGGGCTGGGCGAGCTGTTCACCGAGTCCGCGACCGGGTACGGCGCGACCGGTCGGCAGGCGATCGTCGAGAGGGTCAGGGAGCACCTCGGGGGCTGCGGACCATCCCAGCACCTGTTGGGCAACCATCGGGTGCAGCTCGCCTTCCATGGAGACGAGGACCGGGCGCGGAGCCTCACGTATGCGCGGGTCCTCCACCTCGGCGCCGGGGACCGGTCCGATCTGTCCTACGAGTGCTTCGGCGAGTACTCGGACCTGTGGACCCGGACGCCGGACGGCTGGCGGATCGACTCGAGGAGGTTCCACATCAGCTTCGACCGAGGCGATTTCCGGACACTCCAACCGGGCTGACCTCCGGGCACCTCCCATGGGAGGCGTCCACGATCTAGGACGCAACACCATGACCGCCACCTCCACGTTTGACGTCTTCGCCAGCCTCGACGGCTTCGGGTCGTACAACGACAACGGTGATTGGGGCGGCTACTGACGATTCCGGCGTGTTCGACCCCTGGGTCACCCAGATGACCACGCTGCCGACGACGGTGGTGTCAACGACCCTGGATGGTCCCCTCGACTGGCCGGACGCGGCCATCGTCAGCGGAGACGCCGTCGAGGTGGTCGCTCGCTTGAAGCAGCAATCCGACGTGTCGTTGCGCTCGCACGGCAGCTTGTCGATGAACCGGGCGCTGATGGCCGCCGGTCTGGTCGATCGGGTGCAGGTGACGGTGTTTCCCTGGCGCAGTGGGTGGGTACCCGGTTGGGATGAGCATTCGAACGTGATCGAACCCTTGTGCTAGTCCGCCTGCGTGGGTATCGTCGAATGTAAGTTCGACACCGACAGGGCGGGGGTGGAATGGTGACGACGACGAGTTCGCTGTTCGCCGTACCCGAGCCCCTCGGCATGGTCGACATGGAGGCTGTCAGCGAGGCGGCCCGTGCCGCGACGCTGGCGCAGAACCGTGCCGGGGCCACGCGGCTCGAGGCGGCACACGTCCTGGTCGACCAGTTCGCCCGGTCCGCCCAGGCCCAGGCGGACGAGGGAGGCGCCGGCGCCGGGTCGCGTCGGCCCGCGTACGCCCGGCTGGATCCGGAGGCCCGGGCCCGCGATCACCTCGTGGCGGCGTGTCAGCTCACGTGCTGGCACGCCGCGCGGTTGGTGACGGCCGGGACGCAGATCCACCGCCGGCTGCCCCGTCTGCGATCCACGGTCGACCGCGGGCTGCTGCCCGAGCAGGTGGCGGTCGATATCGCGTGTCGCCTGGCGGAGGTGCCCGACGCGATCGTGTCGGCCGTGGAGGACGAGGTGGTCGCGCGCTTCACGGACGATCTCGACGGTGGCGACCGGCCGACCCGCAACGCGGTGGACTCGGCGATCGATGACGCCGTGGAGCGACACGACCCGGCTGCCGCGCAGGACGCCGCCGCAGCGGCGGCCGCCACCCGCTCGGTCCGATTCCGCGGCGACCGGAACGGCATGGCCACGATGTGGGCCAAGCTCACCGCCGCCGATGCCGAACTCCTCCGTCGTCGCATCGAGACCGATGCGTCGGCCGCCTCGGCGGACGGACTGGACGGTTCCCTGGACCAGCTCCGCGCCGACGCCCTCGCCGCGCTCGCCGTCTATCCGCCTGCTGGTGGCCCGTCCGCGACCAGCCCCGGCCCCGGCTCCGGCTCCGGCCCCGGCTCCGGCTCCGACCCGGCCCCTGCGTCCGAGTACGACGGCATCGAACTCGGCGACGTCAGGCTCGGGGCGGACCTCCCCCGGCCCACGCTGGGCAACGCCGCGCGGGCCGGTCAGCCGATCCGCATCAGCGTGATCGCCTCCGCGGCCCGGGGCCTGCCCAACCGCGTCGAGTTCGTCCACGGCACGTACAGCAGCGTCGAATGGCTCTGCACGGAACTGCTCGAGGGCGACGACGCGAGCGTGCGGTTCGAGCTCATCGACCCCGCCCCCGGCGTGCTCGACTCCCCCGAGCACGCCCTGCGCTACGTGATCACCCCGGCGATGGCCGAGCGAATCCGCATGCGCGACGGGACCTGCCGCCACCCGGGATGCTCGGTTCCCGCCGAGGCCTGCGACGTGGACCATGTGATCGCGTTCAACACGAAGGACCCCGAGCTCGGCGGGCCGACCACCGAGTGGAACCTCGTCTGCCTGTGCCGCAAACACCACCGGGAGAAGACGTTCGGGACCAATGCCTACCGGTCCGGGCCGTTGGGTGAACTCGTCATCATCACCGACACCGGACACGAACACCGCACCAGACCCAAGGGCCCCTTGGCCCGTGCCCGTGACGCCATCTGGGAACGCGAGTGGAACGCCTTCGCCGACCGCATCGTCGCCGACGACGGCACACTCATCAATCCGCCGGGTCAGGACAGGTACGGACCCCGCAGACGGCCGGCCTGACCAACTCAGCAGTCGCCGACGCCCACCCATTCGGAGACGCCGTCGGTGAAGCGCTGCCGCTTCCAGATGGGCACCCCGTGCTTGAGCCGCTCGATGAGCTCCGAACACGCCGCGAACGCCTCGGCCCGATGCGGAGCCACAGCGACCACCACCACCGCGACCTCGCCCACCGGCAGCACGCCCACGCGGTGGACGGCGGACACGCGGACCGTGCGCCCGGAATCGGCCGCCGAGGTGTGCTCGGCCGCGACCTCGTCGCAGAGCCGGGCGAGAGTGTCCCGGGCCGTGGGGTGAGCGGAGTATGACCTCGAACTGCTCGAGAGCCGCACCCTCGACGGCCGGATCCAGGAGCTGATCTACCGGCCCACCCTGCACGCCCCACCCGGCTGACCACCCTGAAATGCAGACCAGGCCAGGGCTCGGAAGCCACTGACCTGGTTGCTGAGCTCCCCCAATTGGACTCGAACCAATAACCCTTCGATTAACAGTCGAATGCTCTGCCAATTGAGCTATGGGGGATCACTGCTGGCACCCGGCGGTGATGCCGGATACCGAGAACTCACCTTAGTGCGCCGCAGGCCGACGAACCAAATCGGCTGGTCAGGCGATATCCGGAGTAGCGCCGACCGCCTGGTTCAACAGGCCACGCCGGTACTCCTCCAGAGCCACCAGATCACCGAACAACGCCGAGTACCCCTCGGGGTCCTCGGCGGGGCTCATCCGCTGCACCTTGGACTTGAGATCCGCGATCTGACCCGAGACCCACACCTCCTGCAGACGCGCCAGGACACCGGAGATGTAGCGGGGCAACGCCTCCTCGGACACGCGCAGTGTCTCCACCGCGAGGCTCCCGACCAGTCGGCGCAGCCCGTCGTCGCCCAGCCCCTCGGAGACCTCGGCGACCCAGTTCGCGCCGCTCTTGCCGGCCGCGCACCCCCCGGCCTTCGACAGCGCCTGCGCGATCGTGGCATAGGCGGGGTGGGTGTAGCACTCCTCCGGTAGGGAGTCGAAGAGCGGACCCGCCAGGCCCGGGTACTGCAGGGCCGCCTTCACGGCCTCCCGCTGGGGCCACCGCACCGGGTCCGCCGCGGCGGGGATGGGCACGCCCGTCGGCACCTCCGGCGTCTGCGGAGCTTCGCGGCCGCCGGCCTCGTCGTCGTCGTATCCCCCACGGCCACGACCCGCGCCGCCCCCACGCTCGGCGGCGTCCCACCCCGGTCGGGCTCCCCCGCCGGGTCCACCGGGGGCACGCTTG from Dietzia sp. B32 includes:
- a CDS encoding VWA domain-containing protein; protein product: MPLHYPFSAVVGSDDMALALTLTAVSPAVGGVLIRGEKGTAKSTMVRALTGILPEVEVVTGDRFSSAPDDRGSETPDGRIPHDAPTERRPVRLVELPIGVSEDRITGSLHLESALADGVTVFQPGLLARAHRGLLYVDEVNLLHDHVVDLLLDAAAMGRVTVERDGISVEHAARFVLIGTMNPEEGELRPQLLDRFGLTVEVAAPRDPELRAEVVRRRIAFEADPAGFVAAHAADEAAVRERIAAARRVLDRVRLTPWALSTIARVCAGFDVDGMRADIVTARTAAAHAAWQGRTRITREDIRVAARMALPHRRRRAPFDAPGLDEDLLERLLGDDDEPDPDPRDETAPADDAEQSESADESASADTTDAESTPARASAEDAGHEHAPEQTEQTEDSPDAADASGTAGTDQADGHSDDDADSRADELPGGHAAEDTPGDGSRSDAPGPIPPEPGTVTAAAAPYRTRLLAVAGTGQGAAGRRSRAITSTGRRIGAGAFTGADLHLPATIRSAAPQQSARGREAGRNGGRLRLAAEDLRSAVREGRESNLVLFCVDASGSMAARTRMEQVKTAILSLLLDAYRRRDKVGLVTFRGSAAHVTLPPTSSVDIAATRLAELPAGGRTPLAEGLLTAAEVLRIEGVRDPRRRALLVVVTDGRATHGPDALARSRTAATGLASLGVASVVVDCETGRFRMGLASELAGHLGADHVPLGEVTAEGLTDTVRARTAHPGSADRGPAPDDRMRPGHPRTEGEVA
- the cobO gene encoding cob(I)yrinic acid a,c-diamide adenosyltransferase, translated to MPKGQPEIVPDDGLSTRQRRNRPLVMVHTGPGKGKSTAAFGLAMRAWNQGWDIGVFQFVKSAKWRIGEQTVMERLARLHDETGEGGPVEWHKMGSGWSWSRKDGTEDDHAADAAEGWAEIKRRLADERHDLYLLDEFTYPMKWGWVDVDDVVATLANRPGRQHVVITGRDADPRLLEVADLVTEMGKVKHPMDAGQKGQRGIEW
- a CDS encoding cobyrinate a,c-diamide synthase; the protein is MVTELPRIVVAAPASGHGKTTVATGLMAALRRTGLEVSGHKVGPDYIDPGYHALATGRAGRNLDPHLVGEERIVPLLLHGAGAGGGAGGTGIGAGRPADVAVIEGVMGLYDGHIGGDGFASTAHVAALTGTPVVLVVDISHASRSIAAVVLGMASFDPAVRIAGVVLNKAGSVRHSDEVRRALAPLGIPVLGVLQRDDDVTAPSRHLGLVPAAERPEAARSLDHLAGKVAASIDLEAVMRIAREAPPLAGEAWSAGAALGGIGTGGVGAGRGTAVDDRAHEVDDDEVRPLIAVAGGRAFTFRYAETVELLEAAGCSVAPFDPLADETLPETTAGIYLGGGFPEVHAADLAANAPMLGALRAATMAGTPTVAECAGLLYLCRTLDGTPMVGAVDADAAMAPRLTLAYRRSTAVADSVLATAGTEVTGHEFHRTAVNPPAGAAGSRADESGAAPAWTSSAGPEGFVSGSVHASYLHTHWAGHPAMAARFAAHARRFATARRPARLG
- a CDS encoding cobalt-precorrin-6A reductase; the encoded protein is MSVLILGGTAEARDLAVLLQEGGLRFSSSLAGRVARPRLPVGEVRVGGFGGIDGLRRHLTEAGVTAVVDATHPFAAGISANAAAACAAAEVPLLRLERPGWVAAPGADGWHWVDDHDEAAATASRVGRRPFLTIGRQSLDRFVGPLAEHHALVRVVDPPEVELPASWRLLLNRGPYSVEGERELFADHGVDVLVTKDSGGGHTWSKMAVADELGVPVVVVRRPGSAPGVPVVGSAAAAAEWASVAD
- a CDS encoding cobyric acid synthase, which gives rise to MVASLLIAGTTSDSGKSVVATALCRAFARRGIDVAPFKAQNMSNNSMVVAAPRRTGPHGTGPDGTAEIGRAQWIQALAAGVAPEPAMNPVLLKPGGDRRSHVVVMGQPAGSVSSRDFVDGRAHLADAAFAAYSDLASRHELVICEGAGSPTEINLRSSDYVNMGLARHADMPVVVVGDIDRGGVFAALYGTVALLEPADQRLVAGFVINKFRGDPTLLAPGLRQIEDLTGRPVHGVLPWNPDLWLDSEDALAVGPRAADAAATLRVAVIRLPRISNFTDVDALGLEADVDLEYVTEPRDLAGADLVVVPGTRATLDDLAWLCARGLDRALTSHVERGGAVLGICGGFQMLGGEISDPDGIEGEPGARVTGLGLLPATTRFGAEKVLRLPTGRALGQDVGGYEIHHGRVSVGGGAERVDDDEEFPGGARRGRVFGTMWHGTLESDGFRSALLAEVVGGCGGVGRARPASSVSFARAREARLDLLADLAEEHLDLDALLELARSGAPELPLLPPGADR
- a CDS encoding carboxylesterase/lipase family protein → MTDVEIALSTGRVKGTDLGDVVRYYGIPYAEDPVGDLRFAAPVRREPWPGVRDATRPAATAQRLRFDPDPAIPEPIVAGTDILHVDVWAPAQGTGHPVLVWIHGGGWESGSSHQPWFDGTAFARAGIVVVSVGYRLGVEGFTAFPDAPDNRGVRDWIMALEWVRDEIAAFGGDPGQVTVSGQSAGGGAVLCLLASPLAAGLFHRGIASSPAVLRSPAAQAPKGTTAAELAAGGRGAVDEFHRRLRKDNPFLMPFRPTVGDDTVPVPPLEGIGSGPGLDLPLLIGSTATEFEGVVRALPGPALVPGAAMILRSQELPTTGLRALARQSAGKSLRRAVGAVVDAATIHSTVVRAAETRVAAGAPTWVYDFRWAEGRGAVHCADLPFFWSVPEAANVRAYLGADAPPELVDAMHRSWVDFVRSGDPGSPPYEAPGRRVQVWDDPPAVVEDGLADVRAVWWPAGGS
- a CDS encoding nuclear transport factor 2 family protein, producing MTSDRDLIIERLADVAAALDSRDWAGLGELFTESATGYGATGRQAIVERVREHLGGCGPSQHLLGNHRVQLAFHGDEDRARSLTYARVLHLGAGDRSDLSYECFGEYSDLWTRTPDGWRIDSRRFHISFDRGDFRTLQPG
- a CDS encoding HNH endonuclease signature motif containing protein, with the protein product MVTTTSSLFAVPEPLGMVDMEAVSEAARAATLAQNRAGATRLEAAHVLVDQFARSAQAQADEGGAGAGSRRPAYARLDPEARARDHLVAACQLTCWHAARLVTAGTQIHRRLPRLRSTVDRGLLPEQVAVDIACRLAEVPDAIVSAVEDEVVARFTDDLDGGDRPTRNAVDSAIDDAVERHDPAAAQDAAAAAAATRSVRFRGDRNGMATMWAKLTAADAELLRRRIETDASAASADGLDGSLDQLRADALAALAVYPPAGGPSATSPGPGSGSGPGSGSDPAPASEYDGIELGDVRLGADLPRPTLGNAARAGQPIRISVIASAARGLPNRVEFVHGTYSSVEWLCTELLEGDDASVRFELIDPAPGVLDSPEHALRYVITPAMAERIRMRDGTCRHPGCSVPAEACDVDHVIAFNTKDPELGGPTTEWNLVCLCRKHHREKTFGTNAYRSGPLGELVIITDTGHEHRTRPKGPLARARDAIWEREWNAFADRIVADDGTLINPPGQDRYGPRRRPA